Proteins from one Anopheles nili chromosome 2, idAnoNiliSN_F5_01, whole genome shotgun sequence genomic window:
- the LOC128721479 gene encoding ras-associated and pleckstrin homology domains-containing protein 1, producing MANLEETQEAELDAILGELSILEERSDLRHGRTHSRTNSTISAATNTTLSSESGCSSVAADTVCSGGSIASGMGGGVGGGSISLHREPRTDSPDNDSAFSDTVSLMSSESSASSSVSSSHLKHLQAAAAGTVPGAPVVTAVGVQQNQDGGKQAKIHLALQKLEQASVRRLFVKAFTADGASKSLLVDESMSCGHVTRLLADKNHVQMEPAWAIVEHLPEYQMERLFEDHEMLVDNLMLWNRDSKNRVLFLQRNDKVGLFRTPESFLPGTQMAPGSEHDEHTRTMLLDEFFSSGSQIALEGPLYMKNDAKKGWKKYHFVLRASGLHYYPKEKTRSAKDLLCLALFAGHEVYRGLGWKKKHKAPTDYTFALRCPKVPAGVKGIRSVKMLCAEDATSLEHWITAIRVMKYGKKLLDNHRTLLDDLAREELDKLSSARSSSIGSIVSSVPSQCSTGSSNSSGSGSNHLIVPLGAGAGGNGCTANGNGRLSRASSSSSSGCLSDENNGFDTEFPTGTIKRKPSMKPNLPLTSMTRQLKEVGETTRLKDSPGAVSTGSFGEGGTLTRRHSRRRSEESTGSGTLKRRPMPTQNRGSIESMSSSASTPTPMGSVLNTPVSFDLPTVTLLNGSTHPVLVTPNGSGPGVIVEPPPSCMTDSTFSLPPPPAADDPTLLGAVFTGSTLSLDSLPPPPPPNELADSFGGSQLSLASVQLPPPPPPAGLLAVSGGSSVPTVQSSVTVVAPSSGPNAATDVRQQERPANAMPTVAQSIKKLNSQTLPNPAPAAILKKETIYSKTLKPSALKAPPYKAPPPYNGADGGSTTDGPVAPAKSVSFAESPVLLRRKVCFEDEVQEVPPSPRRLCASYSAGPPPAPPPRAEATRLSTTYTSPKRLSESSANPPRDFLKDLQRVMNKKWQVAQKCKLEPATTPHEVLGFRDIHGGSDLYSSATPFYRETANVSNWVQEHYGAAPDGLYENLGSNMGMEPNYPIVPTVEQVQQRHLSSGSLSSGGGSVKKRPPPPPPKRSEKTQLTTTTTGGLVAGGGSIVSQPLPPSAHHLHHHQQLLNHQQYIQHQQQQSPPQHQPPSHQQRV from the exons ATGGCGAACCTCGAGGAAACGCAAGAAGCCGAACTGGACGCCATCTTGGGCGAGCTGAGCATCCTGGAAGAGCGAAGTGATCTACGCCATGGACGAACGCACAGTCGCACCAACTCGACGATATCGGCAGCCACCAACACGACGCTTTCTTCCGAGAGTGGGTGCAGTAGTGTGGCCGCAGACACGGTCTGCAGCGGGGGCAGCATTGCCAGTGGTATGGGAGGAGGCGTAGGTGGTGGGAGCATAAGTCTACACCGGGAACCTCGCACCGACAGTCCCGACAATGATTCCGCCTTCAGTGACACGGTGTCGCTCATGTCGAGCGAATCGTCCGCCTCGAGCAGTGTCAGTAGTTCACATCTGAAGCATCTACAGGCGGCTGCAGCTGGGACGGTGCCAGGTGCACCAGTGGTTACTGCTGTCGGTGTTCAACAGAACCAAGATGGCGGCAAACAGGCCAAAATCCACCTCGCACTGCAAAAGCTGGAGCAGGCGTCAGTGAGACGACTCTTTGTGAAGGCGTTTACGGCCGATGGTGCCTCCAAATCGTTGCTGGTGGATGAATCGATGAGTTGTGGACATGTGACACGGCTGCTGGCGGACAAGAACCACGTCCAGATGGAACCGGCGTGGGCCATCGTCGAGCATTTGCCCGAGTACCAGATGGAGCGACTATTCGAGGACCACGAGATGTTGGTGGACAATCTGATGCTGTGGAATCGGGATTCGAAGAATCGCGTACTGTTCCTGCAACGAAACGACAAGGTGGGTCTGTTCCGGACACCTGAAAGTTTCCTGCCTGGCACACAAATGGCCCCGGGAAGTGAGCACGATGAACACACGAG GACCATGCTGCTGGATGAGTTCTTCTCCAGTGGGAGTCAGATCGCGTTGGAAGGGCCGCTCTACATGAAGAACGATGCCAAGAAAGGTTGGAAAAAATACCATTTCGTGCTGCGAGCGTCCGGTCTGCATTACTACCCGAAGGAAAAGACCCGCTCGGCGAAGGACCTGCTGTGTTTGGCGTTGTTTGCTGGGCATGAGGTGTACCGTGGCCTTGGATGGAAGAAGAAACATAAAGCCCCGACTGACTACACGTTCGCTCTACGCTGCCCGAAAGTACCAGCCGGTGTGAAAGGCATCCGGTCGGTGAAGATGCTCTGTGCGGAGGATGCGACATCGCTAGAGCACTGGATAACTGCCATACGGGTCATGAAG TATGGCAAAAAACTCCTTGACAACCATCGGACGCTGTTGGACGACTTGGCCAGGGAGGAACTGGACAAGCTCAGCTCAGCCAGAAGTAGCTCGATCGGGAGTATCGTCTCGTCCGTCCCTTCGCAGTGCAGTACGGGTAGTAGCAATAGCAGTGGAAGCGGTAGCAATCATCTCATAGTTCCTCttggtgccggtgccggtggcaatGGCTGCACGGCCAACGGCAATGGTCGTCTCTCGAGGGCATCCTCATCAAGCTCCAGCGGATGTTTGTCGGATGAGAACAACGGTTTTGACACCGAATTCCCAACGGGCACGATCAAACGCAAACCCTCGATGAAACCAAACCTTCCACTCACCTCGATGACTCGTCAGCTCAAGGAGGTCGGTGAAACGACGCGGCTTAAGGATTCTCCAGGAGCGGTCTCGACGGGATCCTTCGGTGAAGGTGGAACCCTTACACGGCGCCACAGCCGTCGACGAAGCGAAGAAAGCACAGGCAGTGGTACACTTAAACGTCGCCCAATGCCAACCCAGAACCGGGGTTCGATCGAAAGCATGAGTTCCTCGGCATCAACACCTACGCCCATGGGTAGTGTGTTGAACACACCCGTCAGCTTTGATCTACCAACGGTTACGTTGTTGAATGGATCCACGCATCCTGTGCTAGTGACTCCAAACGGTTCGGGTCCTGGTGTGATTGTGGAACCTCCACCATCGTGTATGACCGATTCGACCTTCTCACTTCCGCCTCCACCTGCGGCGGATGATCCTACACTGTTGGGTGCGGTCTTCACCGGTTCCACGCTATCGCTCGATTCACTGCCACCTCCGCCGCCACCAAACGAGCTCGCTGACTCCTTCGGAGGATCTCAACTATCGCTGGCTTCCGTGCAAttacctccaccaccgccaccggccgGGCTGTTGGCGGTGAGCGGCGGTTCCTCCGTGCCAACCGTTCAGTCTTCCGTCACCGTagtggcgccctctagcggGCCCAACGCAGCAACAGACGTCCGACAGCAGGAGCGTCCTGCTAACGCGATGCCTACGGTCGCACAGTCCATCAAGAAGCTGAACAGTCAAACACTCCCGAACCCGGCCCCGGCCGCCATCTTGAAGAAGGAGACGATCTATTCGAAAACGCTGAAGCCTTCAGCTCTGAAGGCACCACCCTATAAAGCTCCACCACCGTATAATGGCGCTGATGGTGGATCTACGACGGATGGTCCTGTGGCTCCCGCGAAGAGTGTGTCCTTCGCCGAATCTCCGGTGTTGTTGCGACGCAAGGTGTGCTTCGAGGACGAAGTGCAAGAGGTGCCACCTTCACCGAGGCGGTTGTGTGCCTCGTACAGTGCGggtccaccaccagcacctcCACCACGAGCCGAGGCCACACGCCTATCGACGACGTACACTTCGCCTAAACGACTGAGCGAGTCGAGTGCCAATCCACCGCGGGACTTCCTCAAGGACCTGCAGCGGGTGATGAACAAGAAGTGGCAGGTAGCCCAGAAGTGCAAGCTGGAACCAGCGACCACACCACACGAGGTCCTTGGATTCCGTGACATCCACGGTGGCAGCGATCTGTACTCCTCTGCGACACCGTTCTACCGCGAGACGGCCAATGTCAGTAATTGGGTCCAGGAGCACTACGGTGCTGCTCCGGATGGGCTGTACGAGAACCTCGGCAGTAATATGGGCATGGAGCCAAACTATCCGATCGTACCGACGGTCGAACAGGTTCAACAGCGCCATCTGTCGAGCGGATCTCTATCGTCTGGTGGAGGTAGCGTCAAGAAACGACCACCTCCGCCACCTCCAAAGCGCAGCGAGAAGACACAACTGACCACCACGACAACCGGCGGGTTGGTGGCCGGCGGTGGCTCGATCGTCTCACAACCACTGCCACCTTCCGCGCACCATctgcaccatcaccagcagctgCTGAACCACCAGCAGTACAtccagcaccaacagcagcagtcaCCGCCGCAGCATCAACCGCCATCTCATCAGCAACGAGTCTGA